DNA from Salvelinus sp. IW2-2015 linkage group LG2, ASM291031v2, whole genome shotgun sequence:
AGACGAGAGCAACAGAGAGGCTGAGGAAGGAAGGGGAAGGAAGGGGATAAAGGGGGACTAGTAGACTAGGTCAAGGCCCAGAAGACCAGGGAGCCAGAGAGTCAATGAGCCAGAGAGCCAAGGAGCCGACAGGGAGCCAAGAGTcagcgagacagagagccagagagccagagagccaagGAGCCAGGGATCCAGTTAGTCAGGGAGCCGAGAGCGCCAGGGATCCAGAGAGGCAGGGAGCCAGAGAGTCAGGGATCCAGAGAGGCAGGGAGCCAGAGAGTCAGGGATCAGAGAGGCAGGGAGCCAGAGAGTCAGGGATCCAGAGAGGCAGGGAGCCAAGAGTCGGGATCCAGAGAGGCAGGGAGCCAGAGAGTCAAGGCGAGCCAGAGAGCAGACGAGCCAAGGAGCAGGGATCCAGGGAGTCAGGGAGCCAGAGGAGCCCAGGGATCCAGAGAGGCAGGGAGCCAGAGAGGCAGGGAGCCAGAGAGCCAAGGACCCAGAGGAGGCTAGGGATCCAGAGAGTCGGGAGCCAGAGATCCAGGGATCAGAGAGTCCAGGGAGCCAGAGAGTCAGGGAAGCCAGAAGAGCTAAGCAGCCAGAGAGCCATGTATCCAGAGAGTCATGGGATGCAGAGAGTCAAGGGAGCCAGAGAGTCAGGAAGCTAGAGAGTCAGGGAGCCAGAGATCCGGATCCAGAGATCAGGGATCGAGAGCTAGGCAGCCAGGACCATGGATCAGAGAGCAGGGATGCAGAGAGTCAGGGACCAGAGAGTCAGGAAGCAGAGAGCGAGTGAAGGACCAGGGGAGCCAGGAATCCAGAGAGTCAACAATCCAGAGAGTCAGGGATCCAAAGAGTCAGGGAATAAGAGAATCAGGGATCCAGAGAGTCAGGGAGCCAGAGAGCCAGGGAGTGAGACTAAAGGATAGGCCTCGGGTATCTCCAGGCTCCGGCGGCATTCCTGCAGCACAGACAGCCATTCGGGGCTCGTAAACGCACACccttcctctctatccctcttatACCTCCTTCTCAGGaccctctgtctttttctctcacttctcttctGTCAGCTTGTGTTTGGACAGGGTCTGGGGCTGGTAACGCTGGCAAGATCTGGTCTTTGATCTACCCTAGATCTGGTCTCTATCTCTAATCccagtccctccatccctcctctctataTCCccacctccatccatccctccctctctacctcccccaactccctccatcctcctctctaacattccccacttccttccatccctcctctctacatcccCACccactccctacctccctccctctctacatcccatcctccatcctccctctctacatcccctcccccatccctccctctctacatcccactccctccatccctacctcTCTTACATCCCccactccctctatccccctcctccacacccccactctctccatcctccctctctacaACCCCACCCTCACTCCTCTCATCCcaagtcctccctctctctacaccccactccctccatccctcctctctaacATCCCCAAGTCCTCCTCCAACTTGGCCCCCTCTCTCGACCCCGCTCCACTCCACGTCTCCGATTCCTGCCTCTCTACAACCCACTCCTCCATCCTCGCCTCCTCTCCTACATCCccaatctctccatccctccctctcttacacccccactctctcctccctctcctctccacatctcccactcctccataccctccctctctacacccccactcatccctcctctctacaatccccctcctccatcctcctctctacatccCCACTtcttcccatccctcctctctacacCCCCCACTAtgccctccatcccttccctctctacatccccactcctctcatcctccctctctacaccccacccctccatcccttccttctACACCcccactcctccatctcccctctctaacaccccactccctctcctccctctctcacccccactccctccatccccctctctaatccccactctctctcgcatccctcccctctaccccctcttccATCACCTCCCCTCTACATCCCactcccctccatcctcctctctacatctcccactctctcatccctccctcttggACAACGCGCTCCCACTCCTCCAGTCCTCCTCTTCCTATAGACCCCCcacttcctactactcctcccgATCTCTTCTCCACCCCCATCTCTCGACCTCCACTTAACCTCTCTACATCCCACCCCATACCTaccatcctccctctctaccccctcctacaTCCCGCCCTAACATCCCCTCCCATCCCCCCTATCCCACCCTCCATCCCCCTACCCACCCTGCCCCTCTCTTACATCCCCTCCTTTGGTCCTACGCCTAGAGTGTCAGACGAGGGGATCTATTAAACCACTACCGTACAGGTGAGGGTTAGGTTGTCACACAGAATACCTGTTCACTATACATAACCACTCTCCCGGGGATAGCATGGATTATATAGAGTAGATCTTCATGGATTATATAGAGTAGATCTTGGTGGATCATATAGAGTAGATCTTCGTGGATTATATACAGTAGATCTTCATGGATTATGTAGAGTAGATCTTCATGGATTATGTAGAGTAGATATTCATGGATTATGTAGAGTAGATCTTCATGGAACATATAGAGTAGATATTCATGGGTAATGTAGAGTAGATCTTCATGGATCATATATAATAGATCTTCATGGATCTTCTCCTGGATTATGTGATATTATAGACAATACTAATATACTGTAATAGGCAGACATTTCTAGTGTCAGTCTGTGTGGGACAGAGAAACTgtagctgtgctgtgctgtagaGGTGCCATGCCAGTTCAGCTTGAGCCTCCCCATAGTGAGCCTTAAACCAGGCTGAATAGAGGGGATTCACTGTGCTTATCCACCATCTAATCCTCTCTATGACTGGcacagacaatgaacacacacatagGGGCACAGAGGGGTGACACACACATACCTGACACTCTCGAGGATTAAGGGCAGAGGTGCATTACCTTGGGACTAGTTCACCCAGGAATATCTAAGAAAACACGTACTCGCACACAcatactcgcacacacacacataattcccCCAAATGTAGGTATTTTTACAATGGGGGAATCAAATGTCAGGCACAAGGGGATTTCCCAGGGTGCATTGCTTTGTTGGTGGCGAGTCAGGGTCAGCTGTCCTGTTTGGGGAGGGCAATCCACTAGACCATGTCCAGGATAGCCCAGTTGACCAGGCTTAGACACACGGCTGGGAATGAGACCAGACCCAGAATCACATCATCAACAAAGGAATCAAAGACAATCCCATCATATACTTAGAGGATTATCAAAATGAATGATCATCAAACACAGGAATTCCGGGCTGATCCAAACCTATTTAATCAATCATATGCTGTGTATGAGACGTGTGTACTGTAATTCATACTGAAATAAATGACAGACAGAAATAAATWAATTAATTCACTACTGTCTGAGTAGGTATAGTTCCGGAATGACTTAAAAACCTAATCCACGTTTgcaaacaaacaagcacacactctGGTACAGACACACGTGGTGGAGCAGTGAGATAAACAGCAGTTAGTGCTGCTTCCTGCGCATTGGCATTCTGTTCACCCTCCCTTGGGAAAACTCGGGAACGCCGTGATCCAAACAGGATGGCAAATTAGGAATCATCTTCAATTCCCACCACTTTCCCAATCcctccaccccacacacatgtgTTTCATACAGGAATCTGTCAATCTGTCCAtacttcctcctcttcctaccactcctcttcctcctcctcctcctgagaCTGATGACTGAACATGGCCGCCGATGGAAAGAAGATTTAGTAGCTGTTATTGAGACTTTTTTCATAGTGGCTAATCAGATATGAAGAGCAGGGAGCCAGACTGACCTAATAGCCTGATTGAAGAGCTAATATACTTTTTTCAACACATTTGGtcaaataccaacacactgacacaggtcaaataccaacacactgaTACAGGTCAATTCAAAATACCAACACACTGATACAGGTCAATAACCAACACACTGATACAGGTCaaaataccaacacactgacacaggtCAAATACCAACCGCACACTGATACAGGtcaaataccaacacactgacacacggtcaaataccaacacactgatacaggtcaatacaaaataacagcgcaaatacaaacacactgacacagggTCAAATACCCAACACACGACACAGGtcaaataccaacacactgacacagtcaAATACCAACACATGATACAGGTCATAATAACACAATCACACTGACACAGGTCATAATACAACACACTGAACAGGTCAAAATTACCAACACACTGATTACAGGTTCAATATCCAACATACTGACACGATCAAATACCAACATACTGACACAGGTCAAATACAACATACTGATACAGGTCAAATaccaaacacactgacacaggcaAAATACCAACATACTGATACAGGTCAAATACAACacaccactgatacagggtcaaataccaacacactgacacaggtcaaataccaacacactgaTCACAGGTCAAAATACCAACACAACTGACACAGGtcaaataccaacacactgatacaggtcaaataccaacacactgacacaggtcaaataccaacacactgatacaggtcaaataccaacacactgatacaggtcaaataccaacacactgacacaggtcaaataccaacacactgatacaaggtcaaataccaacacactgacacaggtCAAATACAACACACTGATACAGGTCAAAATACAACACACTGATACAGGTCAAATACCAACCACACTGACACAGGtcaaataccaacacactgaTACAGGTCAAATAACAACATACTGAAACAAGGTCAGGtcaaataccaacacactgacacaggcCAGCGTCAAATACAAAACTGATGCCCTGATACAGGTTCAATACCAACATACTGATACAGGtcaaataccaacacactgacacaggtcacaaataccaacacactgatacagcgtcaaataccaacacactgaaacaggtcaaataccaacacactgacacagggCAGCTCAAATACAACATCTGATACAGGTCAAATACCAACATACTGATACAGGTCAAAataccacacactgacacaggtcAAATACCAACATAACTGCAACAGTGTCAAATACCAAACACACTGAACAGGTCAAACCAACAACTGACACAGGGCAGGTCAAATACAACATCTGATACAGGTCAAATACCAACCACACTAGATACAGGtcaaataccaacacactgatacaggtcataataccaacacactgacacaggtCAAATACAAACCACTGACACAGGTcaaataccaacacactggacacaggtcaaataccaacacactgacacaggtcaaataccaacacactgaTTACAGGGCAGGTCAAATATCAACACACTGATACAGGGCAGGTCAAAtgccaacacactgacacaggtCAAATACCAACCAACCACTTGATACAAGGtcaaataccaacacactgacacaggtcaaataccaacacactgacacaggtcaaataccaacacactgaTACAGGTCAAATACCACATACTGACACAGTGTCAAATACCACATACTGACACAGGTCAAATACCAACATACTGATACAGGTCAAATACCAAACACTGCACTGACACAGGTCAAATACCAACATACTGATACAGGtcaaataccaacacactgaTACAGGTCAAATACAAACACACCTGACACAGGTCAAATACCAACACACTACACAGGTCAAATACCACACACCACTGACACAGGtcaaataccaacacactgatacagcgtcaaataccaacacactgacacaggtcaaataccaacacactgatacaggtcaaataccaacacactgaTACAGGTCAAATACCAAACACACCTGACACAGGTCAAATTACCAACACACTGATACAAGTCAAATacaacacactgacacaggtCAAATACCAAACACACTGATACAGGTCAAATTCCAACACACCTGATACAGGtcaaataccaacacactgacacaggtcaaataccaacacactgatacaggtcaaataccaacacactgaaaacaggtcaaataccaacacactgacacagggCAGGTCAAATACAAACATCCTGATACAGGTCAAATACCAACATACTGATACAGGtcaaataccaacacactgacacaggtCAAATACCAACATACTGATACAGGtcaaataccaacacactgaTACAGGTCAACTACCAACCACACTGGACACAGGtc
Protein-coding regions in this window:
- the LOC111971662 gene encoding octapeptide-repeat protein T2-like, whose translation is MSQRAKEPTGSQESARQRAREPESQGARDPVSQGAESARDPERQGARESGIQRGREPESQGSERQGARESGIQRGREPRVGIQRGREPESQGEPESRRAKEQGSRESGSQRSPGIQRGREPERQGAREPRTQRRLGIQRVGSQRSRDQRVQGARESGKPEELSSQRAMYPESHGMQRVKGARESGS